One segment of Leptodactylus fuscus isolate aLepFus1 chromosome 7, aLepFus1.hap2, whole genome shotgun sequence DNA contains the following:
- the LRRC4C gene encoding leucine-rich repeat-containing protein 4C has protein sequence MLNKMTLHPQQMMIGPRFNRALFDPLFIVLLALQLLVVAGLVRAQTCPSVCSCSNQFSKVICTRRNLREVPDGISTNTRQLNLHENQIQIIKVDSFKHLRHLEVLQLSRNHIRTIEIGAFNGLANLNTLELFDNRLTTIPNGAFEYLSKLKELWLRNNPIESIPSYAFNRIPSLRRLDLGEMKRLSYISEGAFEGLSNLKYLNLGMCNLREIPNLTPLVKLDELDLSGNHLSVLRPGSFQGLTHLQKLWIMHSQIQVIERNAFDDLQSLVELNLAHNNLTLLPHDLFTPLHNLQRIQLHHNPWNCNCDILWLSWWLKEIVTTGSTCCARCATPPSLKGTHIAELDQNYFTCYAPVIVEPPADLNVTEGMAAELKCRASTSLTYVSWITPNGSIMTHGAYKVRISVLNDGTLNFTNVTVRDTGLYTCIVSNSAGNTTASATLNVTATDPGYTYFSTVTVETMEPSQDEARTTEHHVGPTPVTDWETTNATTSLMPQSTRSTEKPYTIPVTDANSGMPGIDEVMKTTKIIIGCFVAITLMAAVMLVIFYKMRKQHHRKNHHAPTRTVEIINVDDELTADTPIESHLPMPAIEHEHLNHYNSYKSPFNHTTTVNTINSIHSSVHEPLLIRASSKDNVQETQI, from the coding sequence ATGTTGAACAAGATGACATTACATCCACAGCAGATGATGATAGGTCCTAGGTTCAACAGGGCCTTATTTGACCCCCTTTTTATTGTGCTGTTGGCTCTTCAGCTTCTTGTGGTGGCCGGCTTGGTTCGGGCTCAGACCTGCCCTTCTGTATGTTCCTGCAGTAACCAGTTTAGTAAGGTCATTTGCACACGGAGGAACCTGCGTGAAGTTCCTGATGGTATATCCACCAACACGAGACAGCTGAACCTTCATGAAAACCAGATCCAAATAATCAAAGTGGACAGTTTCAAGCACTTACGACACCTAGAAGTTTTACAGTTGAGTAGGAATCACATTAGGACGATTGAAATCGGGGCCTTCAATGGCTTGGCAAACTTAAACACATTAGAGCTCTTTGACAATCGTCTGACCACCATTCCCAATGGAGCTTTTGAGTATTTGTCAAAACTGAAGGAACTTTGGCTGAGGAACAATCCCATAGAAAGCATTCCATCTTATGCTTTTAACCGCATCCCTTCGCTACGTAGGTTGGATTTGGGGGAAATGAAAAGATTATCCTATATTTCAGAAGGAGCATTCGAAGGGCTTTCGAACCTTAAGTATTTGAACCTTGGGATGTGCAACCTAAGAGAAATCCCCAACCTCACCCCCCTTGTCAAACTAGATGAACTAGATCTTTCTGGGAACCACCTTTCAGTTCTCAGACCAGGATCGTTCCAAGGGTTAACCCATTTGCAAAAACTTTGGATCATGCATTCCCAAATTCAGGTAATCGAAAGGAATGCGTTCGATGACCTTCAGTCTCTTGTGGAGCTTAATTTGGCACATAATAACCTAACTTTACTGCCTCATGACCTTTTCACACCTCTCCATAACTTGCAAAGGATTCAGTTGCACCACAATCCTTGGAACTGCAACTGTGACATACTTTGGCTCAGTTGGTGGTTGAAGGAGATTGTCACGACTGGCAGTACATGTTGTGCCCGTTGTGCTACTCCCCCAAGTTTAAAAGGTACTCACATTGCAGAGTTGGACCAGAATTATTTTACTTGTTACGCCCCCGTGATTGTGGAGCCACCCGCTGATCTGAATGTCACGGAGGGGATGGCTGCCGAACTGAAATGTCGGGCGTCCACATCATTGACTTATGTTAGTTGGATTACTCCAAATGGATCAATTATGACCCACGGGGCTTACAAAGTGCGTATTTCTGTGCTCAACGATGGCACGTTAAACTTTACTAACGTAACAGTGCGGGATACGGGATTGTATACATGCATAGTGAGTAACTCAGCAGGGAACACGACTGCCTCGGCGACACTGAATGTGACTGCGACCGATCCCGGTTACACATACTTTTCCACCGTCACTGTAGAGACTATGGAACCATCTCAGGATGAGGCGAGGACCACGGAACATCATGTGGGCCCCACACCGGTCACCGACTGGGAAACCACAAATGCAACCACCTCGCTTATGCCACAGAGCACAAGGTCCACAGAAAAGCCCTACACCATCCCAGTTACGGATGCAAACAGTGGAATGCCAGGGATTGACGAGGTTATGAAGACCACCAAAATTATTATTGGCTGTTTTGTGGCCATCACCCTTATGGCAGCTGTCATGTTGGTTATTTTCTACAAGATGAGGAAGCAGCACCATAGGAAGAACCACCACGCTCCAACGCGGACTGTTGAGATTATAAATGTGGACGACGAACTCACAGCAGATACGCCTATCGAGAGCCACTTGCCTATGCCCGCAATAGAACACGAGCATCTAAACCACTATAACTCTTATAAGTCTCCTTTTAATCACACGACAACGGTGAACACAATAAATTCAATACACAGTTCTGTGCATGAACCTTTATTGATTCGCGCAAGCTCGAAAGACAATGTACAGGAGactcaaatttaa